In Kryptolebias marmoratus isolate JLee-2015 linkage group LG22, ASM164957v2, whole genome shotgun sequence, a single window of DNA contains:
- the prdm8 gene encoding PR domain zinc finger protein 8: MTKENLKRARARARTERHAPGWSLLSKERDKWRWERTEATVRRRIQTERKVLERASSLRSTAPAAAEPASCSMSGGLTMDHSPLPRSMWTGDCKFLQHPTDLNTSVVVTRSIPAGTCFGPCLLQNTFYDTIAFIAQKCCDKTSKSYMFRVDPEALRNSALVLSWLRLVQAARNGEEQNTEAFLKAGQLYVRTTRDIRPEEELLVWYDQELSHLLGFTDTTKGLQEFKCGRCHQVFKNENPFVAHCRFLCAQAKCDTWSREVHEHKRVEVKRQHRVTDFHNIARDLEHKMSGTDEDAEGSPRKRKSEETLLPKWRKSVLLEKTNISNDENVTQAVKGHEQAAANSSSSGKLKADRVKAVHVGRRSADLAEGGEVGGTFTHGREEDTRLEAGEASGVLSSSSSSAFSVVLSSSQGEQKSAFCKPSKRTGTVEPQPHLSSALTAPPSRVDEMADGFTSRTVLGYNNLMATSILSADVHALGSSVPLGNAFHYAPEHWSRNFGAQLQTTSSLTVLPPTFTSFGVSVQNWCAKCNLSFRMTSDLVFHMRSHHKKEFAAESQVRRRREEKLTCPICHEYFRERHHLSRHMTSHN; the protein is encoded by the exons ATGACAAAGGAGAATCTGAAGCGTGCGCGAGCGAGAGCGCGCACAGAGCGCCACGCTCCGGGCTGGAGTTTGCTCAGTAAGGAGAGGGATAAGTGGAGGTGGGAGAGGACAGAGGCGACAGTGCGCAGGAGGATTCAGACGGAGAGGAAAGTCTTGGAGAGAGCTTCGTCTCTGAGGTCCACTGCACCTGCTGCCGCGGAACCAGCATCCTGCTCCATGTCCGGCGG TCTCACGATGGACCACTCTCCCCTGCCTCGGTCCATGTGGACGGGTGACTGTAAATTCCTCCAGCATCCAACAGACCTCAACACCAGCGTGGTGGTGACGCGCAGCATCCCTGCGGGCACGTGCTTCGGTCCATGCTTGCTCCAAAACACTTTCTACGACACCATCGCCTTCATAGCTCAGAAGTGCTGCGACAAGACATCGAAATCCTACATGTTCAGG GTCGACCCAGAGGCTTTGCGCAACTCGGCTCTGGTGCTGTCCTGGCTGCGGCTCGTGCAGGCTGCGCGCAACGGAGAGGAGCAGAACACCGAGGCCTTTCTGAAGGCGGGTCAGCTGTATGTGAGGACCACCCGGGACATCCGGCCGGAGGAAGAGCTGCTGGTGTGGTACGACCAGGAGCTGTCTCACCTGCTGGGCTTCACAGACACGACCAAAGGGCTACAAG AATTCAAATGTGGACGGTGCCACCAGGTGTTCAAAAATGAAAACCCCTTCGTGGCTCATTGCAGATTCCTGTGCGCTCAGGCGAAATGCGACACATGGAGCCGTGAGGTCCACGAGCACAAGCGCGTGGAAGTCAAGCGGCAACACCGAGTGACAGATTTCCACAACATCGCCAGGGATTTGGAGCACAAAATGTCTGGCACCGACGAGGACGCGGAGGGTTCACCCCGAAAGAGGAAAAGCGAGGAGACCCTGCTCCCCAAGTGGCGCAAAAGCGTCCTGCTGGAGAAAACCAACATTTCCAACGATGAAAATGTTACACAAGCCGTTAAGGGCCATGAGCAGGCGGCGGcaaactcctcctcctctgggaAACTGAAAGCTGACAGGGTCAAAGCGGTTCATGTGGGACGCAGAAGTGCTGATTTGGCTGAAGGTGGGGAAGTCGGGGGGACTTTTACACACGGCAGAGAGGAGGATACGCGGTTGGAGGCAGGGGAGGCGTCTGGTGTGCTttcgagcagcagcagcagcgcatTTTCTGTGGTTCTGTCAAGCAGCCAGGGCGAGCAGAAAAGCGCTTTTTGTAAACCGAGTAAAAGAACTGGCACAGTGGAGCCGCAGCCCCACCTCAGCAGCGCTCTGACAGCCCCCCCTAGCCGCGTGGATGAGATGGCTGATGGCTTCACCAGCAGGACTGTGCTGGGATACAACAATCTGATGGCGACCAGCATCCTGAGCGCTGACGTGCACGCGTTAGGCTCCTCGGTGCCATTAGGCAACGCTTTCCATTACGCACCAGAGCACTGGTCCAGGAACTTTGGCGCTCAGCTGCAAACCACATCTTCCCTCACCGTCCTTCCGCCGACTTTCACCTCGTTCGGCGTCTCGGTGCAGAACTGGTGCGCCAAATGCAACCTGTCCTTCcgcatgacctctgacctggtgTTCCACATGCGCTCCCACCACAAGAAGGAGTTCGCGGCGGAATCTCAGGTGAGGCGCAGGAGGGAGGAGAAGCTCACCTGCCCGATCTGCCACGAGTACTTCCGAGAGAGGCACCACCTGTCCAGACACATGACTTCTCATAACTAA